In the genome of Ignavibacteriales bacterium, one region contains:
- a CDS encoding M48 family metallopeptidase, with amino-acid sequence MNKNTTKTIELSKQSVPYKVIRNNRSKNIRLYVNVLGELEVRIPKRVKEDSISEILMQHSKWILKHLSNRQQKKEFYYLGRKLNVVQSFDMFGTINHFKLKDNVLNIISPCENSLTTNDLFEMWLKQEAMEYIPARTAKLAEQYGFVHIRITIRSQKSRWGSCSANGSLSFNSRLMKFDKDVIDYVIVHELCHLKEMNHSKKFWKLVGEIIPEYKYFVKRLRSMIFSEDMPKQKFNSN; translated from the coding sequence ATGAACAAAAACACAACTAAAACAATTGAATTATCGAAGCAGTCAGTACCTTATAAAGTTATTCGTAATAACCGTAGTAAAAACATTCGATTGTATGTCAATGTGTTGGGCGAGCTTGAGGTACGGATTCCTAAACGGGTAAAGGAAGATTCCATCAGTGAAATACTAATGCAGCATAGTAAATGGATACTCAAACATTTATCAAACCGTCAACAAAAGAAAGAGTTTTATTACCTGGGAAGAAAACTAAACGTTGTTCAATCATTTGATATGTTCGGTACAATCAATCATTTCAAACTAAAAGATAATGTGTTGAATATTATTTCTCCCTGTGAAAATTCTTTAACGACAAATGATCTTTTCGAAATGTGGTTGAAACAGGAAGCAATGGAATACATTCCGGCACGAACTGCAAAGTTAGCAGAGCAATACGGGTTCGTACATATACGTATCACAATCAGAAGTCAGAAAAGCCGCTGGGGAAGCTGCTCGGCTAATGGTTCGTTATCATTTAACTCAAGACTGATGAAGTTTGATAAAGATGTTATAGATTATGTGATAGTCCATGAGCTTTGTCATTTGAAAGAAATGAATCATTCAAAAAAATTCTGGAAGCTGGTTGGAGAAATAATACCGGAGTACAAATATTTTGTTAAGAGATTAAGGAGTATGATATTCAGCGAGGATATGCCTAAACAAAAGTTTAATAGTAACTGA
- a CDS encoding cysteine--tRNA ligase: MSVYNTLTKKKEEFIPIDPSLVRMYVCGPTVYDYFHVGNARSFIMSDIIRRFLEYSGYNVKFVMNLTDVDDKIIKKSIEEKKESRLVAEKYADAFMEDIHRLKIKPADVYPKATLHMDEIINLIKNLVDKGFAYNINGNVFYDVNKFKGYGKLSGKNIDDLESGARIEINEEKKNPLDFSLWKKAKEGEPFWESPWGNGRPGWHIECSAMSCKHLGETFDIHAGGNDLIFPHHENEIAQSEASTGKKFVNYWIHFGFLNINDEKMSKSLGNFFTARDILKKYSAESLRMFFAQAHYGGPLNFSEELLASAQKGLEKLNTLAERIEEKIKNGSDSKDKTQFDFNKYESAFKSAMEDDFNSPQAVAAIFDFVKEVNKVLAETENHSSGFYNSVKDFLARTASGVLGILSFDKQTESGDAALENSLIELLINLRNDAKLSKNYALSDKIRDELKNLGVILQDSKEKTSYKKGK; this comes from the coding sequence ATTTCAGTTTACAATACACTGACAAAGAAAAAAGAAGAATTCATTCCAATAGATCCATCATTGGTAAGAATGTATGTGTGCGGACCAACTGTTTATGATTACTTTCACGTGGGTAACGCGCGTTCATTCATTATGAGCGATATCATCAGAAGATTTTTGGAATACAGCGGCTATAATGTAAAGTTCGTTATGAATCTTACGGATGTTGATGATAAAATTATTAAGAAGTCCATTGAAGAGAAAAAGGAATCAAGGTTAGTCGCTGAAAAATACGCGGATGCTTTTATGGAGGACATTCACAGACTAAAAATAAAACCTGCAGATGTTTATCCAAAAGCAACACTGCACATGGACGAGATTATCAATCTCATCAAGAACCTTGTTGATAAAGGTTTTGCTTACAACATAAACGGAAATGTTTTTTATGATGTGAACAAGTTTAAAGGTTACGGTAAACTAAGCGGAAAAAATATTGATGATCTTGAATCCGGTGCCCGTATTGAAATAAACGAAGAGAAAAAAAATCCATTAGACTTTTCATTGTGGAAAAAAGCAAAAGAAGGCGAGCCTTTCTGGGAAAGTCCCTGGGGCAACGGAAGACCCGGCTGGCATATTGAATGTTCAGCAATGAGCTGCAAACATCTCGGTGAAACTTTTGATATACACGCAGGCGGGAATGACCTGATATTTCCGCATCACGAAAATGAAATTGCGCAGAGCGAAGCATCAACCGGTAAGAAGTTTGTTAATTACTGGATTCATTTCGGATTTCTTAACATCAATGATGAAAAGATGTCGAAGTCACTCGGCAATTTTTTTACTGCGAGAGATATACTTAAAAAATATTCCGCAGAATCATTGAGAATGTTCTTTGCACAGGCTCATTACGGCGGTCCGCTTAACTTCAGTGAGGAGCTTCTTGCATCTGCTCAAAAGGGATTGGAGAAACTGAACACACTTGCTGAACGTATTGAAGAAAAAATAAAAAACGGAAGTGATTCAAAAGATAAAACCCAGTTTGATTTTAATAAGTATGAATCAGCTTTTAAATCAGCGATGGAAGATGATTTTAATTCGCCGCAGGCTGTTGCGGCAATTTTTGATTTTGTAAAAGAAGTGAATAAAGTTTTAGCAGAAACTGAAAATCACTCATCTGGGTTTTACAATTCAGTAAAAGATTTTCTTGCAAGAACAGCTTCGGGAGTTTTGGGCATATTAAGTTTTGATAAACAAACAGAATCGGGTGATGCTGCATTAGAGAATAGTCTTATTGAATTGCTGATAAATCTGAGGAACGATGCAAAGCTTTCGAAGAATTATGCGCTGTCTGATAAGATAAGAGATGAGTTGAAAAATCTTGGAGTCATCTTACAGGATTCTAAGGAAAAGACGAGTTATAAAAAGGGGAAATGA